The Limnochorda sp. LNt genome includes a region encoding these proteins:
- the phoU gene encoding phosphate signaling complex protein PhoU, translating into MEARAVARGAFDQELAQLQQEILRMGSLVERAVELAVQSLRDGDVQLAVQIIDDDDLVDQLEMELEQRCIRLIALQQPLATDLRTIGSVLKLITDLERVADYATNIAEITVRLAGAPLFKPLVDIPRMARMAQQMLRQSLDAFVQRDVELAESVCRADDPVDELFASLYEELMGYVDAGDRQRITQAINLIFVARYLERIADHATNIGERVIYMVTGKRVAHQLRGRILGSQRARQGAAGDP; encoded by the coding sequence GTGGAGGCGAGGGCGGTGGCCCGGGGGGCCTTTGACCAGGAGCTGGCGCAGCTCCAGCAGGAGATCCTCCGCATGGGCTCGCTGGTGGAGCGCGCTGTGGAGCTGGCGGTCCAGTCGTTGCGCGACGGCGACGTGCAGCTGGCCGTGCAGATCATCGACGACGACGACCTGGTCGACCAGCTGGAGATGGAGCTGGAGCAGCGTTGCATCCGGCTCATCGCCCTCCAGCAGCCCCTGGCCACGGATCTGCGCACCATCGGCTCGGTGCTCAAGCTGATCACGGATCTGGAGCGGGTGGCCGACTACGCCACCAACATCGCAGAGATCACGGTGCGGCTGGCGGGCGCCCCCCTCTTCAAGCCACTGGTCGACATCCCCCGCATGGCCCGGATGGCCCAGCAGATGCTGCGGCAGAGCCTGGACGCCTTCGTCCAGCGGGACGTGGAGCTGGCCGAGTCGGTGTGCCGGGCCGATGACCCCGTCGACGAGCTGTTCGCCTCGCTGTACGAGGAGCTGATGGGGTACGTGGACGCCGGCGACCGGCAGCGCATCACCCAGGCCATCAATCTCATCTTCGTGGCGCGCTACCTGGAGCGCATCGCCGATCATGCCACCAACATCGGCGAGCGGGTGATCTACATGGTGACGGGCAAGCGCGTGGCACACCAGTTGAGGGGCCGCATCCTCGGCTCCCAGAGGGCTCGCCAGGGGGCGGCAGGCGATCCCTAA
- a CDS encoding alpha/beta-type small acid-soluble spore protein, translated as MAAGQKRNRPLITQALGALDKFKYEVASELNINPEYKSGYWGNISARECGAVGGNMVRRMIAAAEQTLAQQAAGAAQQAFRASLPLEPDAQRGTTSAHNPSEIRPGQSQSAFGIQ; from the coding sequence TTGGCCGCAGGCCAGAAGCGTAACCGGCCGCTCATCACGCAGGCGCTGGGAGCGCTGGATAAGTTCAAGTACGAGGTTGCCTCCGAGCTCAACATCAATCCCGAGTACAAGTCGGGCTACTGGGGCAACATCAGCGCCCGGGAGTGCGGCGCTGTCGGCGGCAACATGGTGCGCCGGATGATCGCGGCGGCCGAGCAGACGCTGGCCCAGCAGGCGGCGGGGGCGGCACAGCAGGCCTTCCGAGCGTCGCTGCCGCTCGAGCCCGACGCCCAGAGGGGTACCACGTCGGCTCACAATCCGTCGGAGATTCGACCCGGGCAGTCCCAGTCGGCGTTCGGCATCCAGTAG
- a CDS encoding ABC transporter ATP-binding protein, translating to MPQVHPSGSLARSAAESAQRPLVEVHDLQKHFVIRRGLRVRAVEKVTFSIARGEIFALVGESGSGKTTVGRTVIGLYRPTGGTVRFDGADVHALSGSALYAFKRRAQIIFQDPYASLNPRMTVGEIIGEALDTHRLTRTRKERQERIAQLLSVVGLSAEHAGRYPHEFSGGQRQRIGIARALAVDPEFVVADEPISALDVSIQAQVVNLLARLQRQRRLTYLFIAHDLSMVRHISDRVGVMYLGRLVETGPTAEVYRQPLHPYTQGLLSAVPIPDPRRERGRQRIPMEGEIPSPIDPPSGCPFRTRCPHARPICAEVEPSLTEVAPAHRVACHLY from the coding sequence ATGCCACAGGTCCACCCGAGCGGCTCGCTGGCCCGGAGCGCCGCGGAGTCGGCCCAGCGGCCGCTCGTCGAGGTGCACGATCTTCAGAAGCACTTCGTCATCCGTCGAGGCCTTCGCGTGAGAGCCGTGGAGAAGGTCACCTTCTCCATCGCCCGGGGGGAGATCTTCGCCCTGGTGGGAGAGAGCGGCTCGGGCAAGACGACGGTGGGCCGCACGGTCATCGGGCTGTATCGCCCGACCGGCGGCACGGTGCGCTTTGACGGTGCCGACGTCCATGCGCTGTCGGGGTCGGCCCTGTACGCCTTCAAGCGGAGGGCCCAGATCATCTTCCAGGATCCGTACGCCTCGCTCAACCCGCGCATGACGGTGGGCGAGATCATCGGCGAGGCCCTCGACACCCACCGGCTCACCCGCACCCGCAAGGAGCGCCAGGAGCGCATCGCCCAACTCCTGTCGGTGGTGGGCCTCTCCGCCGAACACGCCGGGCGCTACCCCCACGAGTTCAGCGGCGGCCAGCGCCAGCGCATCGGCATCGCCCGGGCCCTGGCGGTGGACCCCGAGTTCGTCGTCGCCGACGAGCCCATCTCGGCGCTGGATGTCTCCATCCAGGCCCAGGTCGTCAACCTGCTGGCGCGCCTGCAGCGACAGCGCCGGCTCACCTACCTCTTCATCGCGCACGACCTGTCCATGGTGCGCCACATCAGCGACCGTGTCGGCGTGATGTACCTGGGGCGGCTGGTGGAGACGGGCCCGACCGCCGAGGTCTATCGGCAGCCGCTGCACCCTTACACGCAGGGTTTGCTGTCGGCGGTACCCATCCCCGATCCCCGACGGGAGCGGGGTCGCCAGCGCATCCCCATGGAGGGGGAGATCCCCTCGCCCATCGACCCGCCCTCGGGCTGCCCGTTTCGCACCCGGTGTCCCCATGCCAGGCCGATCTGCGCGGAGGTGGAGCCGTCCCTCACCGAGGTGGCCCCCGCCCACCGGGTGGCGTGCCACCTCTACTGA
- a CDS encoding ABC transporter ATP-binding protein — MQPLLEIIGLEVNFYTHAGVVHAVRGSSFAVQPGETVALVGESGSGKGVTALAVMRLVPRPGRIDGGRIRFDGRDLTASSDPEMRRVRGAEIGMIFQDPMSSLNPTMTVGRQIAEMVEKHRGLSRKEAMDRAAEMLALVGIPNPRTRLGQYPHEFSGGMRQRVMIAMALACEPKLLIADEPTTSLDVTIQAQILDLMASLQSRLGMAILLITHDLGIVARLADRVVVMYAGQVVEQAPVDDLFHVTRHPYSRALLRAIPNPQAEGRRDLEAIPGSPPDLYREPEGCAFAPRCAFAMEVCARFAPPEVEVGAHHVSRCWLLDLRAGQWGRRFLEANGHDTAASHHAASREAIR, encoded by the coding sequence GTGCAACCGTTGCTGGAGATCATCGGACTCGAGGTCAACTTCTACACCCACGCCGGGGTGGTGCACGCGGTCCGGGGCTCCTCCTTCGCCGTGCAGCCGGGCGAGACGGTGGCTCTGGTGGGCGAGTCGGGCTCGGGCAAGGGCGTGACGGCCCTCGCCGTCATGCGACTGGTGCCCCGACCGGGCCGCATCGACGGGGGGCGGATCCGCTTCGACGGGCGGGACCTGACGGCCTCGAGCGACCCCGAGATGCGGCGGGTCCGAGGGGCTGAGATCGGCATGATCTTCCAGGACCCGATGAGCTCGCTCAACCCCACCATGACCGTGGGTCGCCAGATCGCCGAGATGGTGGAGAAGCACCGGGGCCTCTCCCGCAAGGAGGCCATGGACCGGGCGGCCGAGATGCTCGCGCTGGTGGGCATCCCCAACCCACGCACCCGGCTCGGGCAGTATCCCCACGAGTTCAGCGGGGGCATGCGTCAGCGGGTCATGATCGCCATGGCGCTGGCCTGCGAGCCCAAGCTGCTCATCGCCGACGAGCCCACCACCTCCCTGGACGTCACCATCCAGGCCCAGATCCTGGATCTGATGGCGTCGCTGCAGAGCCGGCTCGGCATGGCCATCTTGCTCATCACCCATGACCTGGGCATCGTGGCGCGGCTGGCCGACCGGGTCGTCGTCATGTACGCCGGACAAGTGGTGGAGCAGGCGCCGGTGGACGACCTCTTCCACGTGACGCGCCATCCCTACAGCCGCGCCCTGCTACGGGCCATCCCCAACCCCCAGGCCGAGGGGCGCCGGGACCTGGAGGCCATCCCCGGCTCGCCCCCGGACCTCTACCGGGAGCCGGAGGGCTGCGCCTTCGCACCCCGTTGCGCCTTCGCCATGGAGGTCTGCGCTCGCTTCGCCCCGCCCGAGGTGGAGGTGGGAGCCCACCACGTCAGCCGGTGCTGGCTGCTGGATCTACGCGCAGGCCAGTGGGGACGGCGGTTCCTCGAGGCCAACGGGCACGACACGGCGGCGAGCCACCATGCCGCTTCCCGGGAGGCGATCCGGTGA
- a CDS encoding ABC transporter permease, translating to MATYPSASREAPAAELFRPAPGVHQAAEAITRPAVGYWADAWARFRQNRMAVVGLIVLLLVGIMAIVGPHLTPYDYRQTSLLDTDLPPSAEHWFGTDELGRDIFTRLWYGARISLAIGILAASIDLVIGVAWGGIAGYFGGVVDDVMMRVVDVLYGIPYLLIVILLVVVVGPGLWSIVIAMGSVGWVGMARLVRGQVLQIKEQEYVLAARALGVRPLQIVWRHVIPNTMGVILVNITLTVPGAIFGEAFLSFIGLGVQDPLASLGSMIYSSYQVLRVYPHELFFPAAVLSLILLGFNFLGDGLRDALDPRERR from the coding sequence ATGGCGACGTACCCTTCCGCTTCGAGGGAGGCCCCCGCAGCCGAGCTCTTCCGCCCCGCCCCCGGCGTGCACCAGGCCGCCGAGGCCATCACCCGGCCCGCCGTGGGGTACTGGGCTGACGCCTGGGCTCGCTTCCGGCAGAACCGCATGGCGGTCGTAGGCCTCATCGTCCTGCTGCTGGTGGGCATCATGGCCATCGTCGGCCCCCACCTGACCCCGTACGATTACCGGCAGACCAGCCTGCTCGACACCGATCTGCCGCCGTCGGCCGAGCACTGGTTCGGCACCGACGAGCTGGGGCGGGACATCTTCACCCGGCTGTGGTACGGCGCCCGCATCTCGCTTGCGATCGGCATCCTGGCGGCCTCCATCGACCTGGTCATCGGGGTGGCCTGGGGCGGCATCGCTGGCTACTTCGGCGGGGTCGTCGACGACGTCATGATGCGGGTGGTCGACGTCCTCTACGGCATCCCCTACCTGCTCATCGTCATCCTGCTGGTGGTGGTGGTGGGACCGGGGCTGTGGTCCATCGTCATCGCCATGGGCTCGGTGGGCTGGGTCGGCATGGCACGGCTGGTGCGGGGCCAGGTGCTGCAGATCAAGGAGCAGGAGTACGTGCTGGCCGCCCGTGCCCTGGGGGTGCGCCCGCTGCAGATCGTCTGGCGCCACGTCATCCCCAACACCATGGGCGTCATCCTGGTCAACATCACGCTGACGGTGCCGGGGGCCATCTTCGGCGAGGCGTTCCTCTCCTTCATCGGGCTGGGCGTGCAGGACCCGCTGGCGAGCCTGGGCTCCATGATCTACTCGTCGTACCAGGTGTTGAGGGTCTATCCCCACGAGCTCTTCTTCCCGGCCGCGGTCCTGAGCCTGATCTTGCTGGGCTTCAACTTCCTGGGCGACGGGCTGCGGGATGCCCTCGATCCCCGGGAGCGTCGCTAG
- a CDS encoding ABC transporter permease yields MLRYVTRRLVYAVVTLWFIATLTFVLMHLVPGDPFSSEKLTPQIHQLMLKKYNMDRPLWQQYLTYLGNLVRGDLGYSMRQMNRTVTDMIREGFPVSAHLGLQALAVGLTAGLALGTVAALHHNRWPDYAAVFLALVFISVPNFVVGSIAQYVFGVKLGWLPVARWETPIHTLLPTLTLAVSMLAGQTRLMRTSVLEVLGQDYIRTARSKGLSSGEVLRRHTLRNAILPIVTIMGPLTAGIVTGTFVVETMFGIPGLGKYYVQSVYNRDYPLIMGTTVFYSVLLVGLNLLVDLAYTLVDPRIRLGKAAD; encoded by the coding sequence TTGCTTCGCTACGTGACGAGACGCCTGGTCTACGCGGTGGTGACGCTCTGGTTCATCGCCACCCTGACCTTCGTGCTGATGCACCTGGTGCCCGGCGATCCCTTCTCCAGCGAGAAGCTGACGCCGCAGATCCACCAGCTGATGCTGAAGAAGTACAACATGGATCGCCCCCTGTGGCAGCAATACCTCACCTACCTGGGCAACCTGGTGCGGGGCGACCTGGGCTACTCCATGCGCCAGATGAACCGCACCGTCACCGACATGATCCGCGAGGGGTTCCCGGTCTCCGCACACCTGGGGCTGCAGGCGCTGGCCGTGGGGCTGACGGCCGGGCTGGCCCTGGGGACGGTGGCGGCGCTTCACCACAATCGCTGGCCCGACTACGCGGCGGTCTTCCTGGCTCTCGTCTTCATCTCGGTGCCCAACTTCGTGGTGGGCTCCATCGCCCAGTACGTCTTCGGCGTCAAGCTGGGCTGGCTGCCGGTGGCGCGGTGGGAGACGCCCATCCACACGCTGTTGCCCACGCTGACGCTGGCCGTCAGCATGCTGGCGGGGCAGACCCGGCTCATGCGCACCAGCGTGCTGGAGGTGCTGGGGCAGGACTACATCCGCACCGCCCGCTCCAAGGGCCTGTCGTCGGGTGAGGTGCTGCGTCGCCACACCCTGCGCAACGCCATCCTGCCCATCGTGACCATCATGGGGCCGCTGACGGCGGGCATCGTCACCGGCACCTTCGTGGTGGAGACCATGTTCGGCATCCCGGGGCTCGGCAAGTACTACGTCCAGAGCGTATACAACCGCGACTACCCGCTCATCATGGGCACCACCGTCTTCTACTCGGTGCTGCTGGTCGGGCTCAATCTGCTGGTCGACCTGGCCTACACCCTGGTCGACCCACGCATCCGTCTCGGAAAGGCCGCGGATTGA
- a CDS encoding peptide ABC transporter substrate-binding protein, with amino-acid sequence MGADAEYKWAYTEGRPGGDSPMYLNLNLGEEPPDLDPATSTDTVSFLILNATLEGLARKGPDGSIKPGSGLAESWTVSPDGRVYTFKLRQATWDDGTPITAEDFVYQWRRVIDPRTASQYQFMMELAGIQNGSAIARMDPEEDIDAALETFGVKALDERTLQVTLEEPNPLFLELTTFISFLPAPRHLVERYGERYAADADKMGASGPFRIASWTHGYELVLEKNPRYWDAASVKLQRIHFDMIQDVGTTLQLYEQGSLDIAGVSSRFVDVYRNHPDLQEPWPDGSAFYWEFNVEHPVLKSAKVRRAIALAIDRQAFADRVLRNGSYPATSLTPPVITDAAKGGAFQGRVGQLFPLRPNVQLARQLLREGLQELGYEVPAVAR; translated from the coding sequence GTGGGCGCCGATGCGGAGTACAAGTGGGCCTACACCGAGGGCCGGCCCGGTGGCGACTCGCCCATGTACCTCAACCTCAACCTGGGCGAGGAGCCGCCCGACCTCGATCCGGCCACGTCGACCGACACGGTCTCCTTCCTGATCCTCAACGCCACCCTGGAGGGGCTCGCCCGTAAGGGCCCGGACGGCTCCATCAAGCCGGGCAGCGGGCTGGCGGAGAGCTGGACCGTCTCACCCGACGGGCGGGTCTACACCTTCAAGCTGCGGCAGGCCACGTGGGACGACGGTACGCCCATCACGGCGGAGGACTTCGTCTACCAGTGGCGGCGGGTCATCGATCCCCGCACCGCATCCCAGTACCAGTTCATGATGGAGCTGGCCGGCATCCAAAACGGCAGCGCCATCGCCCGGATGGATCCGGAGGAGGACATCGACGCGGCGCTGGAGACCTTCGGAGTCAAGGCCCTCGACGAGCGCACGCTGCAGGTGACGCTGGAGGAGCCCAACCCGCTCTTCCTGGAGCTGACCACGTTCATCAGCTTCCTGCCGGCGCCGCGACACCTGGTGGAGCGCTACGGCGAGCGGTACGCAGCCGACGCGGACAAGATGGGCGCCTCCGGGCCGTTCCGCATCGCCTCGTGGACCCACGGCTACGAGCTGGTGCTGGAGAAGAACCCGCGCTACTGGGATGCCGCCAGCGTCAAGCTGCAGCGCATCCACTTCGACATGATCCAGGACGTGGGCACGACCCTGCAGCTCTACGAGCAGGGCTCGTTGGACATCGCCGGCGTCTCCTCCCGCTTCGTCGACGTCTACCGCAACCACCCCGATCTGCAGGAGCCCTGGCCTGACGGCTCGGCCTTCTACTGGGAGTTCAACGTCGAGCACCCCGTCCTCAAGAGCGCCAAGGTGCGCCGGGCCATCGCCCTGGCCATCGACCGCCAGGCGTTCGCGGATCGGGTGCTGCGCAACGGCTCCTACCCGGCCACGTCCCTGACGCCGCCGGTCATCACGGATGCGGCCAAGGGCGGGGCCTTCCAGGGGCGCGTCGGGCAGCTCTTCCCCTTGCGGCCCAACGTCCAGCTGGCACGCCAGCTGCTGCGGGAGGGCCTGCAGGAGCTGGGCTACGAGGTGCCAGCCGTCGCCCGCTGA
- a CDS encoding ABC transporter substrate-binding protein: MRRLLAVMGAAVAVMVLAAGAALAAAPKPLPPLVMISDTSDTVRTMNQALQEMIRTNLGIEIQVEYMDFKTRLERMRNKSFAIAFAGWGPDYDDPLTFLDLWVTGGAFNDPGWSNARYDELIELAKSTTDQERRMQYFVEAERILAEEAPIAPIYW; encoded by the coding sequence TTGCGACGGTTGCTAGCCGTGATGGGCGCGGCCGTGGCCGTCATGGTCCTGGCCGCCGGCGCGGCCCTCGCCGCAGCGCCCAAGCCCCTGCCGCCCCTGGTCATGATCAGCGACACCTCGGACACGGTCCGCACCATGAACCAGGCCCTCCAGGAGATGATCCGCACCAACCTCGGGATCGAGATCCAGGTGGAGTACATGGACTTCAAGACCCGCCTGGAGCGCATGCGCAATAAGAGCTTCGCCATCGCCTTCGCGGGTTGGGGGCCGGACTACGACGATCCCCTGACCTTCCTGGATCTGTGGGTCACCGGCGGTGCCTTCAACGACCCGGGCTGGAGCAACGCCCGCTACGACGAGCTCATCGAGCTCGCCAAGAGCACCACCGACCAGGAGCGCCGCATGCAGTACTTCGTGGAGGCGGAGCGCATCCTGGCCGAGGAGGCGCCCATCGCCCCCATCTACTGGTGA
- a CDS encoding response regulator transcription factor, translating to MATTQAGGGPHRPEGSKVVRILIADDHEVVRIGLRSLLERYPEFQVVGEASSGAAAIEMVDRLLPDVVVMDIRMPEVNGVDACRRIRERHPEVKVIMLTSYPDDEAVFGAVMAGASGYVLKQVGSTELVDAIHTVARGESLLDPSVTGKLLERVRMMSADEQPPHEKLNIQERRILALIAQGKTNREIAETLFLSEKTVRNYVSMILSKLGLANRAEAAAYAVRQNMVHDFKSGDGQP from the coding sequence ATGGCCACGACGCAGGCGGGGGGCGGACCCCACCGACCCGAGGGGTCCAAGGTGGTCCGGATCCTCATCGCCGACGACCACGAGGTGGTGCGGATCGGGCTGCGCTCGCTGTTGGAGCGCTACCCGGAGTTTCAGGTGGTGGGCGAGGCCTCCTCGGGCGCGGCCGCCATCGAGATGGTCGATCGCCTGCTCCCCGACGTGGTCGTCATGGACATCCGCATGCCCGAGGTCAACGGGGTCGATGCCTGCCGGCGCATCCGGGAGCGCCACCCCGAGGTCAAGGTGATCATGCTCACCTCCTACCCCGACGACGAGGCCGTCTTCGGCGCCGTCATGGCGGGAGCCAGCGGCTACGTCCTCAAGCAGGTGGGTTCGACGGAGCTGGTGGACGCCATCCACACCGTCGCCCGCGGCGAGTCGTTGCTGGACCCCTCGGTGACGGGCAAGCTCCTCGAGCGCGTCCGCATGATGAGCGCCGACGAGCAGCCGCCCCACGAGAAGCTCAACATCCAGGAGCGCCGCATCCTGGCCCTCATCGCCCAGGGCAAGACCAACCGGGAGATCGCCGAGACCCTCTTCCTGAGCGAGAAGACGGTGCGCAACTACGTCTCCATGATCCTCAGCAAGCTGGGCCTGGCCAACCGGGCGGAGGCGGCCGCCTACGCCGTACGGCAGAACATGGTGCACGACTTCAAGTCCGGCGACGGCCAGCCCTGA
- a CDS encoding sensor histidine kinase encodes MALKQALVEFFRANMMVVQFAYGLAFFAMGLSIALYSRHPSRLPVARHLPLLGTFGILQALASWGEVFIPIQRSYTPQAIIVTLQALHALLNALTFAFLIAFGVQVLADRWPRLGWLRALPVLVTAVWALSFFLYPVLALPPTYEQWLVVSDTWSRYLLALPGAVLAGAALSTQIDVLRQQNGAHLVRPLRWAIIAFGAYGVAAGVIVPEAGFFPSTALNADRFFQWTGVPVEVVRALAGLGMAAFMIRVMEVFDIEAAQRLEEVRRMRAILEERDRIARELHDGVIQSLYALGLGLENTAYQLDRGLTAQARSSLTDMVSRVNEIIQDVRGYIMDLRLPGETALTLAQKLRAVVNEASRVYHLPISLEMGAVDEQALSPAAANELSQIVKEAVSNAARHGQPQRIQVGLHPGDEGELVLYVQDDGRGFDPSAAGQARGWGLSNMKKRAAILGGDLDIDSRPGEGTTVIVRVPLPAPPAGPQRAGRTAVASVPGVSPGHGIGA; translated from the coding sequence ATGGCACTCAAGCAAGCCCTGGTGGAGTTCTTCCGGGCCAACATGATGGTGGTGCAGTTCGCCTACGGGCTGGCCTTCTTCGCCATGGGGCTCAGCATCGCGCTCTACTCCCGCCACCCGAGCCGCCTGCCCGTGGCCCGTCATCTGCCGCTCTTGGGCACCTTCGGCATCCTGCAGGCGCTGGCCAGCTGGGGCGAGGTCTTCATCCCCATCCAGCGCAGCTACACGCCGCAGGCCATCATCGTCACCCTGCAGGCCCTGCACGCGCTGCTCAACGCGCTCACCTTCGCCTTCCTCATCGCCTTTGGGGTGCAGGTGCTGGCGGACCGCTGGCCCCGGCTGGGGTGGCTGCGGGCACTGCCGGTGCTGGTGACGGCGGTGTGGGCGCTCAGCTTCTTCCTCTACCCGGTGCTGGCCCTGCCCCCCACCTACGAGCAGTGGCTCGTGGTGAGCGACACCTGGTCTCGCTACCTGCTGGCGCTGCCCGGCGCCGTGCTGGCGGGCGCGGCCCTGTCGACCCAGATCGACGTGCTGCGCCAGCAAAACGGCGCCCACCTGGTGCGGCCCTTGCGCTGGGCCATCATCGCCTTCGGCGCCTACGGGGTGGCGGCCGGTGTCATCGTGCCCGAGGCAGGCTTCTTCCCCTCGACGGCCCTCAATGCCGACCGCTTCTTCCAGTGGACCGGGGTGCCCGTCGAGGTGGTGCGCGCGCTGGCCGGGCTGGGGATGGCCGCCTTCATGATCCGGGTGATGGAGGTCTTCGACATCGAGGCGGCCCAGCGCTTGGAAGAGGTGCGGCGCATGCGGGCCATCCTCGAGGAGCGGGACCGCATCGCCCGTGAGCTCCACGACGGCGTCATCCAGTCGCTGTACGCCCTGGGGCTGGGTCTCGAGAACACGGCGTACCAGCTGGATCGGGGCTTGACGGCTCAAGCCCGGAGCTCGCTGACCGACATGGTCTCACGGGTCAACGAGATCATCCAGGACGTGCGGGGCTACATCATGGACCTGCGCCTGCCCGGCGAGACGGCGCTGACCCTGGCCCAGAAGCTGCGCGCGGTAGTCAACGAGGCCTCCCGGGTCTATCACCTGCCCATCTCGCTGGAGATGGGAGCCGTCGACGAGCAGGCGCTCAGCCCGGCCGCCGCCAACGAGCTCTCCCAGATCGTCAAGGAGGCGGTCAGCAACGCCGCGCGTCACGGACAGCCCCAGCGCATCCAGGTGGGTCTGCACCCCGGGGACGAGGGCGAGCTCGTGCTCTACGTCCAGGACGACGGGCGGGGCTTCGATCCGTCGGCGGCCGGGCAGGCTCGTGGGTGGGGCCTCTCCAACATGAAGAAGCGCGCCGCGATCCTGGGCGGCGATCTCGACATCGACAGCCGGCCCGGCGAGGGCACCACGGTCATCGTCAGGGTGCCGCTCCCGGCGCCGCCCGCCGGGCCGCAGCGGGCCGGGCGCACCGCGGTCGCCAGCGTACCGGGGGTGAGCCCCGGCCACGGCATCGGCGCCTGA
- a CDS encoding glycoside hydrolase family 57 protein, giving the protein MAEHLVVYTVVHQPRRLKLPAQPIPRGAVPRDIERCLFDERMNRRYFEKVARTCYRPASQLFLELADRGLKVCIGFSLSFLRQAEMWDEELLARFQRLVQHPNAELINVEPYHSFLFYVDIDAFWRRMRQAADYVRRLFGLRRAPVVTDTTEMFISNDIYFALVRAGFRGAFMDGRPWVMGWRQPSYLYHYTKELYLLTRHYRLSDDVGYRFSNRSWPLWPLFADTYARWVAETEGDLVTIGWDFETFGEHHWKETGIFEFMRALPGELQRRGVGPLLASEAIERLGPRSHHLPLPAFPTTWAGEGGVEFFLGNPAQQAIFQLMHHVYHKALLTRDPAIVDLALWLLQSDNLHLIQWFGRFGSEAEVSAYFTPREWWQLGPLGIIHELQQVYRNFLVAMDAFLTGEVRYLPGEGPTPVRRGVSRPELPAVAAGMAVATGTDGRQEVAASGSLPDAPLVAPPSPPRPRPGRRH; this is encoded by the coding sequence GTGGCGGAGCACCTGGTCGTCTACACGGTGGTCCACCAGCCCCGTCGGCTCAAGCTTCCCGCGCAGCCCATCCCCCGGGGGGCGGTGCCCCGTGACATCGAGCGCTGCCTCTTCGATGAGCGGATGAACCGCCGCTACTTCGAGAAGGTGGCGCGGACGTGCTACCGCCCCGCGTCGCAACTCTTCCTGGAGCTGGCCGACCGCGGCCTCAAGGTCTGCATCGGCTTCTCCCTCTCCTTCCTTCGCCAGGCGGAGATGTGGGACGAGGAACTGCTGGCGCGCTTTCAAAGGCTGGTTCAGCACCCCAACGCCGAACTCATCAACGTCGAGCCCTACCACAGCTTCCTCTTCTACGTCGACATCGACGCGTTCTGGCGGCGGATGCGGCAAGCGGCCGACTACGTGCGCAGGCTCTTCGGGCTGCGGCGAGCGCCGGTGGTGACCGACACCACCGAGATGTTCATATCCAACGACATCTACTTCGCGCTGGTGCGCGCGGGCTTCCGGGGGGCCTTCATGGACGGGCGCCCGTGGGTGATGGGCTGGCGCCAGCCTTCGTACCTGTATCACTACACCAAGGAGCTCTACCTGCTCACCCGCCACTACCGCCTCAGCGACGACGTGGGCTACCGGTTCTCCAACCGATCATGGCCGCTGTGGCCGCTCTTCGCCGACACGTACGCACGCTGGGTGGCGGAGACCGAGGGCGACCTGGTCACCATCGGCTGGGACTTCGAGACCTTCGGCGAGCATCACTGGAAGGAGACGGGGATCTTCGAGTTCATGCGGGCGCTCCCGGGGGAGCTCCAGCGGCGGGGCGTCGGACCACTGTTGGCCAGCGAGGCCATCGAGCGCCTGGGGCCGCGCAGTCACCACCTGCCCCTTCCCGCCTTCCCCACCACGTGGGCAGGCGAGGGAGGCGTCGAGTTCTTCCTGGGCAATCCGGCCCAGCAGGCCATCTTTCAGCTGATGCACCACGTCTACCACAAGGCCCTGCTCACCCGGGACCCCGCCATCGTCGACCTGGCCCTTTGGCTGCTGCAATCCGACAACCTCCACCTGATCCAGTGGTTCGGCCGCTTCGGCTCGGAGGCGGAGGTGTCGGCCTACTTCACGCCCCGCGAGTGGTGGCAGCTGGGACCGTTGGGGATCATCCACGAGCTGCAGCAGGTCTACCGCAACTTCCTGGTGGCCATGGACGCCTTCCTGACGGGTGAGGTGCGCTACCTGCCCGGCGAGGGCCCCACCCCGGTGCGCCGGGGCGTCAGTCGCCCGGAGCTGCCCGCGGTGGCCGCGGGCATGGCGGTCGCGACCGGTACCGACGGGCGCCAGGAAGTGGCCGCATCCGGGTCACTCCCCGACGCGCCGCTCGTCGCCCCTCCCTCCCCGCCTCGCCCGAGGCCCGGCCGCCGGCACTGA